One genomic segment of Hymenobacter psoromatis includes these proteins:
- a CDS encoding TonB-dependent receptor, translating to MLLLTAQLSWGQGATTAAINGIVTDEKGEPLPGATVLAIHTPTGTQYGVGTNADGRYNIQGMRVGGPYTVKVSFVGYQDGTRANIVLSLNANLRLDFPLSTSSTELGNVVVTGRPDPTINAGRTGAATNVSRDQIMELPTLSRSLTDFTRLTPQAGGGGSSSFGGANNRYNNITIDGAVNNDVFGLAGSGTPGGQANTNPIALDAIDQIQVVLAPYDVTLGSFTGAGVNAVTRSGTNDFSASIYGFGRNQNSAGKSVNEPRTKLDEFYNYQTGFRVGGPLVKDKVFFFLNGEIARVSAPLGFQPGTPDSKIAVADLQRIATAANTATYGNYDVGGYGSFNRRTQSNKIFARLDFNLSENNTLSLRHNYVKAFDDNLTRTSNNFRFGNNIYQFDNLTNSTVAELNSRFAGGFSNKLILTYTAIRDARAVAGAAGPAYQIQDNGITYSLGQERSSVGNQLDQDIGEVTDNLTKAYGKHTITLGTHNEGYKFRNLFLNNAAGYYTFSSIANFEQGRASGVQQSYPTANGGEARFKAAQLGFYVQDEYTPVENLRLTLGMRIDIPVFFDKPGANEGVAAQFGSQYRTSNTPNGQVLYSPRLGFNWDVNNDSKVQLRGGTGIFTGRVPFVWLSNSYTNSGLIQGGVSQSSNTAFLPRIELDPTKISGAYSNTTQTQINLVRNDFKLPQVWRSNLAVDFRLPGDVVATLEGIYSKTVNDIYYKDINLVAPTGRLAGPDQRPVYPSSSSARRVNNNYTNVYLLDNTSKGYRYNATFQLQKRFVGGLNSTVAYTYGVAKEINSGSSSTASSNFGFNQVAYDPNNPELGYSRNDQRHRVIASTGYTFTYAGGAMATTFTAFYEGLSGQPLTYIYGQTRDLNNDGNNSNDLLYIPTDVRDPSQIRLVASEGRDLATVQNQLDAYINNDPYLRTHRGQVAERFAARLPWTHELDIRVAQDFNFTAGGKKNTLQITFDIFNLGNLLNKNWGNQYVVLNNAVELLKAESTGPNQQPTFSFPASFATTNRSYDFSNLGSRWQGQLGVRYSFN from the coding sequence TTGCTGCTGCTGACCGCGCAGTTGAGTTGGGGTCAGGGTGCCACTACGGCCGCCATTAACGGCATCGTCACGGACGAGAAGGGCGAGCCACTGCCGGGCGCTACGGTGCTGGCCATTCACACCCCAACCGGCACGCAGTATGGGGTAGGCACCAACGCCGACGGCCGCTACAACATCCAGGGGATGCGCGTGGGCGGGCCCTACACCGTGAAAGTATCCTTTGTGGGCTACCAGGATGGTACCCGCGCCAATATTGTGCTGTCGCTGAACGCTAACCTGCGCCTGGACTTCCCGCTTAGCACGTCCAGCACCGAGCTCGGCAACGTGGTGGTAACCGGCCGCCCCGACCCCACCATCAACGCCGGCCGCACCGGCGCGGCCACCAACGTGAGCCGCGACCAGATTATGGAGCTGCCCACCCTGAGCCGCAGCCTCACGGACTTCACCCGCCTCACGCCGCAGGCGGGTGGCGGCGGCAGCTCGTCGTTTGGCGGGGCCAACAACCGCTACAACAATATCACCATTGACGGGGCCGTAAACAACGACGTGTTTGGCCTGGCCGGCTCGGGTACGCCCGGCGGGCAGGCCAATACCAACCCTATCGCCCTCGATGCCATCGACCAGATTCAGGTGGTGCTCGCGCCCTACGACGTGACGCTGGGCAGCTTTACCGGGGCCGGCGTGAACGCCGTAACCCGCTCGGGCACCAATGACTTTTCGGCCTCCATCTACGGCTTTGGGCGCAACCAGAACTCGGCCGGCAAGAGCGTGAACGAGCCCCGTACCAAGCTCGATGAGTTCTATAACTACCAGACCGGCTTCCGGGTGGGCGGCCCCTTAGTGAAGGATAAGGTATTCTTCTTCCTCAACGGGGAGATTGCCCGCGTAAGCGCGCCGCTCGGCTTCCAGCCCGGCACGCCCGACTCAAAAATTGCCGTGGCTGACTTGCAGCGCATTGCCACGGCCGCCAACACGGCTACCTACGGCAACTACGACGTGGGCGGCTACGGCAGCTTCAATCGCCGCACCCAGAGCAATAAGATTTTTGCCCGTCTCGACTTCAACCTCTCGGAAAATAATACCCTGTCGCTGCGCCACAACTACGTGAAGGCGTTTGATGACAACCTCACGCGCACCAGCAACAACTTCCGCTTCGGCAATAATATCTATCAGTTCGATAACCTCACCAACAGTACGGTAGCTGAGTTGAATTCGCGCTTCGCGGGTGGCTTCTCTAATAAGCTGATTCTGACTTATACCGCCATCCGCGATGCCCGTGCCGTGGCGGGGGCGGCCGGCCCGGCCTACCAGATTCAGGACAACGGCATTACCTACAGCCTAGGTCAGGAGCGTAGCTCGGTGGGCAACCAGCTCGACCAGGACATTGGGGAGGTTACCGATAACCTGACCAAAGCCTACGGCAAGCACACTATCACGCTGGGCACCCACAACGAAGGCTACAAGTTCCGCAACCTGTTTCTGAACAATGCGGCCGGCTACTATACTTTTTCGTCCATTGCCAACTTCGAGCAGGGTAGGGCGTCGGGCGTGCAGCAGAGCTACCCCACCGCCAACGGCGGCGAGGCCCGCTTCAAGGCCGCCCAGCTGGGCTTCTACGTGCAGGATGAATACACGCCCGTGGAAAACCTGCGCCTGACGCTAGGGATGCGCATTGACATTCCGGTATTTTTCGACAAGCCCGGTGCGAACGAGGGGGTAGCCGCTCAGTTTGGCAGCCAGTACCGCACCAGCAACACCCCCAACGGCCAGGTGCTGTACTCGCCCCGCCTGGGCTTCAACTGGGACGTGAACAACGATTCGAAAGTGCAGCTGCGTGGGGGCACGGGCATCTTCACCGGCCGCGTGCCCTTCGTGTGGCTGTCGAACAGCTACACCAACAGCGGGCTGATTCAGGGCGGGGTAAGCCAAAGCTCGAACACGGCCTTCCTGCCGCGCATCGAGCTGGACCCCACCAAAATCTCGGGGGCCTACAGCAACACGACCCAAACGCAGATTAACCTGGTGCGCAATGATTTCAAGCTGCCGCAGGTGTGGCGCTCGAATCTGGCCGTGGACTTCCGCCTGCCCGGCGACGTGGTGGCCACCCTGGAGGGTATCTACTCCAAGACGGTCAACGATATCTACTACAAGGACATAAACCTGGTGGCGCCCACCGGCCGCCTGGCCGGCCCCGACCAGCGCCCGGTGTACCCGTCGTCATCGTCGGCCCGCCGCGTCAACAACAACTACACCAACGTGTACCTGCTGGATAACACCAGCAAGGGCTACCGCTACAACGCCACTTTCCAGCTGCAAAAGCGCTTCGTGGGCGGCCTGAACTCGACCGTAGCCTATACCTACGGCGTGGCCAAGGAAATCAACAGTGGCAGCAGCAGCACGGCTTCGTCGAACTTCGGCTTCAACCAGGTGGCCTACGACCCCAACAACCCCGAGCTAGGCTACTCGCGCAACGACCAGCGCCACCGCGTCATCGCCAGCACGGGCTATACCTTCACCTACGCTGGCGGCGCAATGGCCACCACCTTCACCGCCTTCTACGAGGGCTTGTCGGGCCAGCCCCTCACTTACATCTACGGCCAGACCCGCGACCTGAACAACGACGGCAACAACAGCAACGACCTGCTCTACATTCCGACCGATGTGCGCGACCCCAGCCAGATTCGCCTGGTAGCGAGCGAGGGCCGGGACCTGGCCACGGTGCAAAACCAGCTCGATGCCTACATCAACAACGACCCCTACCTGCGCACGCACCGCGGCCAGGTAGCCGAGCGCTTTGCCGCCCGCCTGCCCTGGACCCACGAGCTTGATATCCGCGTGGCGCAGGACTTCAACTTCACGGCGGGGGGTAAGAAAAATACCCTCCAGATTACGTTCGACATCTTCAATCTCGGCAACCTGCTCAACAAGAACTGGGGCAACCAATACGTAGTATTGAATAATGCCGTGGAGCTGCTGAAGGCGGAGAGTACCGGTCCCAACCAGCAGCCGACGTTCTCATTTCCGGCTTCGTTTGCCACCACCAACCGCTCGTACGACTTCTCGAACCTGGGCTCGCGCTGGCAGGGGCAGCTGGGCGTGCGCTACAGCTTCAACTAA
- a CDS encoding EamA family transporter, with translation MWWTYALASAVFAALTAVLAKVGIKGVSSDLATAIRTVVILVVAWGIVFFKDNPADIFTLQPRTWLFLVLSGIATGLSWLCYFRALQLGKVSQVAPVDKLSVALAIVLSVVFLGETLTLKAALGALLIIGGTLVLIF, from the coding sequence ATGTGGTGGACCTACGCCCTGGCCTCGGCCGTATTTGCGGCCCTCACGGCGGTGCTGGCCAAGGTCGGCATTAAAGGGGTTAGTTCCGATTTGGCGACGGCCATTCGCACGGTCGTGATTCTGGTGGTGGCGTGGGGCATCGTGTTTTTCAAGGATAACCCGGCCGATATTTTCACGCTTCAGCCGCGCACCTGGTTGTTTCTAGTGCTGTCGGGCATCGCCACGGGGCTGTCGTGGCTATGTTACTTCCGGGCTTTGCAGCTGGGCAAGGTGTCGCAGGTGGCTCCGGTGGACAAGCTGAGCGTGGCGCTGGCTATCGTGCTATCGGTAGTCTTTCTGGGCGAAACCCTCACCCTGAAGGCGGCGCTGGGCGCGCTGCTCATCATCGGCGGCACGCTGGTACTCATCTTTTAA
- a CDS encoding Fur family transcriptional regulator has translation MASAATLPTPPDRLTQTLVRHGLRQTPVRRAVLKAVSGKGYALTGAEIEQEIGTDVDRITLYRTLKSFEQQGLIHRVIDDTDVLRYAACSIECSAEAHFDNHVHFKCGVCQHTYCLSQVAIPAVQLPGGFEAQRRDFLLSGTCQFCQG, from the coding sequence ATGGCATCCGCTGCTACCCTCCCTACCCCCCCCGACCGCCTCACCCAGACGCTGGTGCGCCACGGCCTGCGCCAGACGCCCGTGCGCCGGGCCGTCCTCAAAGCCGTTTCCGGCAAAGGCTACGCCCTCACCGGGGCCGAGATTGAGCAGGAAATCGGGACTGATGTGGACCGCATCACCCTCTACCGTACCCTCAAAAGCTTTGAGCAGCAGGGGCTTATCCACCGCGTTATCGACGATACCGACGTGCTGCGCTACGCCGCCTGCTCCATCGAGTGCTCGGCCGAGGCGCATTTTGATAACCACGTGCACTTCAAGTGCGGCGTGTGCCAGCACACGTACTGCCTGAGCCAGGTGGCCATTCCGGCCGTGCAACTGCCCGGCGGCTTCGAGGCCCAGCGCCGCGATTTCCTGCTCTCCGGCACCTGCCAGTTCTGTCAGGGGTAG
- a CDS encoding ArnT family glycosyltransferase: protein MVETLARRVFTALSRRPGWVVVLTLALALPALLLHLGWQPLLVDEPIRALVALEMHFSSRFFSPTLQGFPYYNKPPLFNWLLVALFRLTGREDEFILRLPTIAALLLYTTAMWRVLRPQLGSRLAFTVALAFATTGRVLFYDSFLGLIDLWHAGLTWLAFMAVWYLGQRGQWARMFVLTYALTAAGFLLKGLPSVVFQGIALLVYCLDTRQWRRLFSWQHALGVGVLLSILGVYFFLYSRHNSLEVALETLWSQSSQRTVAAQPLADSVQYVLLFPFDFIKHFLPWTLLAFGLLARGARRWVLGQPFLRYNALLFLAVLPVYWLSPATIPRYLFMLVPLGLTVIIPLYKELARTARWPVRWLDAALLGLLVISTLALLLPPGLRALAARGGVGPGPLAILRGVPDAWPLSLGLFAVLALGAYLFWKLIDYRLLVLGYYLLVLRLAFDIFIFPARMATSPEVPYRTAAIRIGRETRGRPLLLLPGTALDNVEAFYIARERGQTLRTSAHPPHPDTLYLTDDYALGSRRFRLLDTMRVDRGIRFRLVQVY, encoded by the coding sequence GTGGTCGAAACGTTAGCTCGCCGGGTTTTTACTGCGCTTAGCCGGCGGCCGGGGTGGGTAGTGGTGCTCACGCTGGCGCTGGCCCTGCCGGCCCTGCTGCTGCACCTGGGCTGGCAGCCGCTGCTGGTCGATGAGCCCATCCGGGCGCTGGTGGCGCTGGAAATGCACTTTTCGAGCCGCTTCTTTTCGCCCACCCTGCAAGGCTTTCCTTATTATAACAAGCCGCCGCTGTTCAATTGGCTGCTGGTGGCGCTGTTTCGCCTCACCGGGCGCGAGGACGAGTTTATTCTGCGCTTGCCCACCATCGCGGCGCTGCTGCTCTACACCACCGCCATGTGGCGGGTGCTGCGGCCCCAACTGGGTAGCCGCCTGGCGTTTACGGTGGCGCTGGCCTTTGCTACCACCGGCCGGGTGCTGTTTTACGATTCCTTTCTGGGGCTGATTGACCTCTGGCACGCGGGACTGACGTGGCTGGCCTTCATGGCCGTGTGGTACTTGGGGCAGCGCGGGCAGTGGGCGCGCATGTTCGTGCTCACCTACGCCCTCACGGCGGCCGGCTTTCTACTGAAAGGGCTGCCCTCGGTGGTTTTTCAGGGTATTGCGCTGCTCGTGTACTGCCTCGATACCCGGCAGTGGCGGCGCTTGTTCAGCTGGCAGCACGCGCTGGGGGTAGGGGTGCTGCTGAGCATCTTGGGAGTATATTTTTTCCTCTACAGCCGCCACAATTCCCTCGAAGTAGCGCTGGAAACCCTCTGGTCGCAGTCGAGTCAGCGCACGGTGGCCGCGCAGCCCCTGGCCGATTCGGTGCAGTACGTGCTGCTGTTTCCGTTTGATTTCATCAAGCACTTTTTGCCCTGGACGCTGCTGGCCTTTGGCCTGCTGGCGCGCGGGGCGCGGCGCTGGGTGCTGGGGCAGCCGTTTTTGCGCTACAACGCGCTGCTGTTTCTGGCGGTGCTGCCAGTGTACTGGCTCTCGCCGGCCACCATTCCGCGCTACCTCTTCATGCTGGTGCCGCTGGGCCTCACGGTCATTATTCCGCTGTATAAGGAGCTGGCGCGCACCGCCCGCTGGCCGGTGCGCTGGCTCGATGCCGCGCTGCTGGGCCTGCTGGTAATCAGCACCTTGGCTTTGCTGCTGCCACCGGGGCTGCGGGCGTTGGCGGCGCGCGGGGGGGTAGGGCCGGGGCCGCTGGCCATATTGCGCGGCGTGCCCGATGCCTGGCCGCTCAGCCTGGGGCTGTTCGCGGTGCTGGCGCTAGGCGCGTATTTATTTTGGAAATTAATTGATTACCGCCTGCTGGTGCTGGGCTACTACCTGTTGGTGCTGCGGCTGGCGTTTGATATTTTCATCTTCCCGGCCCGGATGGCCACTTCGCCCGAAGTGCCCTACCGCACCGCCGCCATCCGCATTGGCCGCGAAACCAGGGGTAGGCCGCTGCTGCTGCTGCCCGGCACCGCCCTCGACAACGTGGAGGCGTTCTACATCGCCCGCGAGCGCGGCCAAACGCTGCGCACCAGTGCCCACCCGCCCCACCCTGATACCCTCTACCTGACCGACGACTACGCCCTCGGCAGCCGCCGCTTCCGCCTCCTTGATACCATGCGCGTTGACCGCGGCATCCGGTTCCGGCTGGTGCAGGTTTATTGA
- a CDS encoding lysylphosphatidylglycerol synthase transmembrane domain-containing protein, with the protein MPTPPWRRYAALLLKLAFMAGALWLVARHLDLPALGRTLRQARPGWLALAAALFTLSKLISSVRLNTFFRTVDIQLTERYNLRLYWLGMFYNLFLPGGVGGDGYKVYLLGKEYPGRRGLIFRALLLDRLSGMLALLVLLLALLAAVPPAELRPAGALALPPWWRAVPLALVPLGLGLSYALGLGLFREFRRAFGRTSWEALGVQGAQVLCAWALLAALGAADGPVLPYLLVFLASSIAAVLPLTVGGLGARELTFLYGAKLFALSVPVAVSVSVLFYVITAAVSLVGAGVKAERER; encoded by the coding sequence ATGCCTACCCCCCCCTGGCGGCGCTACGCGGCCCTGCTACTCAAGCTGGCCTTCATGGCCGGGGCGCTGTGGCTGGTGGCGCGCCACCTGGATTTGCCGGCGCTGGGGCGCACTCTGCGGCAGGCGCGGCCGGGCTGGCTGGCGCTGGCGGCGGCGCTGTTCACGCTTTCCAAGCTGATTTCGTCGGTGCGGCTGAACACGTTTTTTCGCACCGTAGACATTCAGCTTACCGAGCGCTACAACCTGCGGCTGTACTGGCTGGGTATGTTTTACAACCTGTTTTTACCGGGCGGCGTGGGCGGCGACGGCTACAAGGTGTACCTGCTGGGCAAGGAATATCCGGGGCGGCGGGGGCTGATTTTTCGCGCCCTGCTGCTCGACCGGCTCAGCGGAATGCTGGCGCTGCTGGTGCTGCTGCTGGCGCTGCTAGCCGCCGTGCCGCCCGCCGAGCTGCGCCCGGCCGGCGCGCTGGCCCTACCCCCCTGGTGGCGGGCGGTGCCGCTGGCGTTGGTGCCGCTGGGCCTGGGCCTAAGCTACGCGCTGGGCCTCGGGCTGTTCCGGGAGTTTCGGCGGGCCTTCGGGCGCACTTCGTGGGAGGCGCTGGGCGTGCAGGGCGCGCAGGTACTATGCGCTTGGGCGCTGCTGGCGGCCCTAGGTGCGGCCGATGGGCCGGTGCTGCCCTACCTGTTGGTGTTTCTGGCCTCCAGCATTGCGGCGGTGCTACCGCTCACGGTGGGTGGCTTGGGAGCCAGGGAGTTAACGTTTTTGTACGGGGCGAAACTATTTGCGCTCAGCGTGCCGGTGGCGGTGAGCGTGAGCGTGCTTTTCTACGTGATTACGGCGGCGGTGTCGCTGGTGGGCGCGGGGGTGAAGGCGGAGCGGGAGCGCTAG
- a CDS encoding vanadium-dependent haloperoxidase, whose product MKTTSLLRLLAQRGAALLGCVLLAASCQKTTVEAADPTAGRATVLAWNQASTVAVTRMTNPTIGFFVLPHIEARAYAIVSLAMYDALNNIQQKNAPYALHGTLVPDASPDAAVCAAAHDALVAVLPTEQAYADSLYQAMLGKIAASDAKTKGVALGQAAAKAMLANRANDGSDNAQIPIIISPTPGSYQYTPPFDGPPFNGYYALDGWKNVKPFVLSAANQFRPVPPPALTSADYTTNFNEVKSIGGATSTVRTADQSAIALFWLDNSGLQWNRVARAMLTAQNADTYATVRLLALLQMSLADTYVAVGDAKSFYMHWRPITAIRQAAADGNPDTTPDAAWLPFAFPNPPDSDYPSGHATAGAAAAAVLKDFFGADAATFSITNNAGKTRSYTSFSQASDENALSRVYAGYHFRDSSTKGQLMGTQLGTYVVQKALP is encoded by the coding sequence ATGAAAACAACTTCCCTCCTCCGGCTGCTCGCGCAGCGCGGGGCCGCGCTACTCGGGTGCGTACTGCTGGCCGCTTCGTGCCAGAAAACGACCGTGGAGGCGGCCGACCCCACGGCGGGGCGCGCCACGGTACTGGCCTGGAACCAAGCCAGTACCGTGGCCGTCACGCGCATGACCAACCCCACTATCGGCTTCTTCGTACTGCCCCACATAGAGGCACGGGCCTACGCCATCGTGAGCCTGGCCATGTACGACGCACTGAATAATATTCAGCAGAAAAACGCGCCCTACGCCCTGCATGGCACCTTGGTGCCCGATGCCTCGCCCGATGCGGCCGTGTGCGCCGCCGCCCACGATGCGCTGGTGGCGGTGCTGCCTACCGAGCAGGCGTATGCCGACTCGCTCTACCAGGCAATGCTGGGCAAAATCGCCGCCAGCGATGCCAAAACCAAGGGCGTGGCCCTGGGCCAGGCGGCGGCTAAGGCCATGCTGGCGAATCGGGCGAACGACGGGTCGGACAACGCCCAAATCCCGATTATTATCAGCCCTACCCCCGGCAGCTACCAGTATACGCCGCCTTTCGATGGGCCGCCCTTCAATGGCTACTACGCCCTGGACGGCTGGAAAAACGTGAAGCCTTTCGTGCTGAGCGCGGCAAATCAGTTTCGCCCCGTGCCGCCCCCGGCGCTGACCTCGGCTGACTACACGACCAATTTTAACGAGGTGAAAAGCATTGGTGGGGCTACCAGCACCGTGCGCACGGCCGACCAATCGGCCATCGCGCTGTTTTGGCTCGATAACTCGGGCTTGCAGTGGAACCGCGTGGCCCGCGCCATGCTGACCGCCCAAAACGCCGATACCTACGCCACCGTGCGCCTGCTGGCCCTGCTGCAAATGTCTCTGGCCGATACCTACGTGGCTGTGGGCGACGCCAAGTCTTTCTATATGCACTGGCGGCCCATCACGGCCATTCGGCAGGCGGCCGCCGACGGCAACCCCGATACCACGCCCGATGCGGCCTGGCTGCCCTTCGCCTTCCCCAACCCGCCCGATTCTGACTATCCCTCGGGCCACGCCACGGCCGGGGCCGCCGCCGCCGCCGTGCTCAAAGACTTTTTCGGTGCCGATGCCGCCACGTTCTCCATCACCAATAACGCGGGTAAAACCCGCAGCTACACCAGCTTCAGCCAAGCCAGCGACGAGAACGCCCTCTCGCGGGTGTACGCTGGCTACCACTTCCGCGACTCCTCCACGAAGGGCCAGCTAATGGGCACGCAGCTAGGTACCTACGTGGTGCAAAAGGCTTTACCGTAA
- a CDS encoding ATP-binding protein: MKTSGFLCLLLGCCLLLAGPAAGAVGGSRPALASASPDSALLHLTATQVSSAAMQRLDARVRWRYRPGQPPGWASPTTPDQGWLLADPDFLVGQEPPGWRGTGCFRLRFTLDSTLLGQALGLVIMQQGASEIYLDGQLLGGYGTLGTSAQTTRGFNPRYRTLPFMLRTAGPHLLAVRYARFGAWPLPYGGLTLRVGPASRLLTGQVLLMRAYSLHLIVVTGTGLLALLHFFLFLFYRPLRVNLYFSLYASVLMSTALVVYFRGTEMDVGLLWGLQLGFVVAQSVNTVLLLAFLYSVCEGRLPWRWLGLLGLLRLVQAALWLAHPTGQADEWPRHPLLLAAFLLPWLNMLWVLSRALRRRQPGIGLVALGVVATILVQVFASYDVFHVWHSAYSLAQMLVIQLGFLMLPICMSVYLARDFAITRRHLEVQLRQVEQLSAQTLTQETERRRLVSAQNERLEATVQARTEEISHQNLVLATQRDELTAQAERLRTLDQEKTRFFTNITHEFRTPLTLMLGPAAQIAADTHEPATRQQAALVQRNAQRLLHLINQLLDLSRLEAGQQPLHPAPGEVVGFVRGLVGSFESLAQQRGIGYSFATDHPTLLVAFDADQLEKVVLNLLSNAFKFTPSAGEVAVRLHWAAEADSPAQLELTVRDTGCGIAAAQLPHVFDRFYQADASDTREHEGSGIGLALTKELVELHGGTIVLHSEPGRGTTAIVRLPLALAEAGPAVPAPPAVAEITAEKIFTDAPLPTADAEAPCVLVIEDNADMRAYLRTVLAADYQLLEAPNGEAGLALAREHLPDLVLSDAMMPRLDGYGVCRALKLDERTSHIPLVLLTAKADLPSRLQGLDTGADAYLTKPFRREELLAQLRNLVLGRQQLQAAYRRSLAEPAPPRPPTMEEAFLARVRQAVEAALDDETLGVETLSHELALSRTQLHRKLKALTGQAPGDFIRLVRLNRAHALLAGGTTTVAEAAYQVGYGNPANFSTSFSRHFGYAPSETRRRVGVK; the protein is encoded by the coding sequence ATGAAAACCTCCGGCTTCCTTTGCCTGCTCCTGGGGTGCTGCCTGCTATTGGCCGGCCCGGCGGCTGGGGCCGTAGGCGGCAGCCGGCCGGCGCTTGCGTCGGCCTCGCCTGACAGCGCCTTGCTACATCTCACGGCTACCCAGGTAAGCTCCGCAGCCATGCAGCGCCTCGATGCCCGCGTGCGCTGGCGCTACCGGCCGGGCCAGCCACCGGGCTGGGCCAGCCCCACCACCCCTGACCAGGGCTGGCTGCTGGCCGACCCCGATTTCCTGGTAGGCCAGGAGCCGCCCGGCTGGCGCGGCACGGGCTGCTTCCGGCTGCGCTTCACCCTCGATTCGACTTTGCTGGGCCAGGCGCTGGGCCTAGTTATTATGCAGCAAGGGGCTTCGGAAATTTACCTCGACGGGCAGCTGCTGGGAGGCTATGGCACCCTGGGCACCTCGGCCCAAACGACGCGGGGCTTTAATCCGCGCTACCGCACCCTGCCCTTTATGTTGCGCACGGCCGGTCCGCACCTGCTGGCCGTACGCTACGCGCGGTTTGGGGCGTGGCCGCTGCCCTACGGTGGCCTGACCCTGCGCGTAGGCCCGGCTAGCCGCCTGCTAACTGGCCAGGTGCTGCTGATGCGCGCCTACTCGCTGCATTTAATAGTCGTCACCGGTACGGGGCTGTTGGCGCTGCTGCACTTCTTTTTGTTCCTATTTTACCGGCCGCTGCGAGTCAACCTCTACTTTAGCCTCTACGCGAGCGTGCTTATGAGCACCGCCCTGGTCGTGTATTTCCGCGGCACGGAGATGGATGTGGGCCTGCTGTGGGGACTTCAGCTGGGCTTCGTGGTGGCGCAGTCCGTTAATACGGTGCTGCTGCTGGCTTTCCTGTACTCGGTTTGCGAGGGGCGGCTGCCCTGGCGCTGGCTGGGCCTACTGGGGCTGCTGCGGCTGGTGCAAGCGGCCCTGTGGCTGGCGCACCCCACGGGCCAGGCCGATGAGTGGCCCCGGCACCCGCTGCTGCTAGCGGCCTTTCTGCTACCCTGGCTCAACATGCTGTGGGTGCTGAGCCGCGCCCTGCGGCGGCGGCAGCCCGGCATTGGGCTGGTGGCGCTGGGGGTGGTGGCCACCATTTTGGTGCAGGTGTTTGCTTCCTACGATGTCTTTCACGTGTGGCATTCTGCGTACTCGCTGGCCCAGATGCTCGTTATTCAGCTGGGCTTCCTGATGCTGCCCATCTGCATGTCGGTGTACCTGGCCCGCGACTTTGCCATCACCCGCCGCCACCTGGAAGTGCAGCTGCGGCAAGTGGAGCAGCTTTCGGCCCAAACCCTAACCCAGGAAACTGAGCGCCGCCGGCTGGTGAGCGCCCAAAATGAGCGCCTGGAAGCCACCGTGCAGGCCCGTACCGAGGAAATCAGCCACCAAAACCTCGTGCTGGCTACTCAGCGCGACGAGCTGACTGCCCAGGCCGAGCGCCTGCGCACCCTGGACCAGGAAAAAACGCGCTTCTTTACCAACATCACCCACGAGTTTCGCACCCCGCTCACGCTCATGCTCGGGCCCGCCGCCCAAATCGCGGCCGATACCCACGAGCCGGCTACCCGCCAGCAAGCCGCCCTGGTGCAGCGCAATGCCCAGCGCCTGCTGCACCTCATCAACCAGCTGCTCGACCTGAGCCGCCTCGAAGCCGGCCAGCAGCCGCTACATCCCGCGCCCGGCGAGGTCGTAGGCTTCGTGCGCGGGCTGGTGGGCTCGTTCGAGTCGCTGGCCCAGCAGCGCGGCATTGGCTACTCGTTTGCTACCGACCACCCTACCCTGCTCGTGGCGTTTGATGCCGACCAGCTGGAAAAAGTGGTGCTTAACCTGCTCTCCAATGCCTTTAAGTTTACGCCCAGCGCGGGCGAAGTAGCCGTGCGCCTGCACTGGGCGGCCGAAGCTGACTCGCCGGCTCAACTAGAGCTAACGGTGCGCGACACCGGCTGCGGCATCGCGGCGGCCCAGCTGCCGCACGTCTTCGACCGCTTTTACCAGGCCGATGCCTCCGACACCCGCGAGCACGAAGGCTCCGGCATCGGCCTGGCCCTCACCAAAGAATTGGTGGAGCTGCACGGCGGCACCATCGTGCTGCACAGCGAACCGGGGAGGGGCACCACCGCCATCGTGCGCCTGCCGCTGGCCCTGGCTGAGGCGGGGCCGGCAGTGCCGGCTCCACCGGCTGTAGCTGAAATAACCGCGGAGAAAATTTTTACCGACGCCCCGCTGCCCACCGCCGACGCGGAAGCGCCCTGCGTGCTGGTCATCGAGGACAATGCCGACATGCGGGCCTACCTGCGTACCGTGCTCGCGGCCGACTACCAATTGCTGGAAGCCCCCAACGGCGAAGCCGGCCTGGCCCTGGCCCGCGAGCACCTGCCCGACCTGGTGCTGAGCGATGCCATGATGCCCCGCCTCGACGGCTACGGCGTGTGCCGCGCCCTCAAGCTCGATGAGCGCACCAGCCACATTCCGCTGGTGCTGCTCACCGCTAAGGCCGACCTGCCCAGCCGCCTCCAGGGCCTGGATACGGGGGCCGATGCCTACCTCACCAAGCCTTTCCGGCGCGAGGAGCTGCTGGCCCAGCTGCGCAACCTCGTGCTGGGCCGCCAGCAGCTGCAAGCCGCCTACCGCCGCAGCCTGGCCGAGCCTGCTCCCCCGCGCCCACCCACGATGGAGGAAGCCTTCCTGGCGCGGGTGCGGCAGGCCGTGGAGGCCGCCCTCGATGATGAAACCCTGGGCGTGGAAACCCTGAGCCACGAACTGGCCCTGAGCCGTACCCAGCTGCACCGCAAGCTCAAGGCCCTCACCGGTCAGGCCCCCGGCGACTTCATCCGCCTCGTGCGCCTCAACCGGGCCCACGCGCTGCTGGCCGGCGGCACAACTACCGTGGCCGAGGCCGCCTACCAGGTGGGCTACGGCAACCCGGCCAATTTCTCCACCAGCTTCTCGCGCCACTTCGGCTATGCCCCCAGCGAAACCCGCCGCCGGGTGGGTGTTAAGTAG